The Culex pipiens pallens isolate TS chromosome 2, TS_CPP_V2, whole genome shotgun sequence DNA window CTGCCGCTTCGTCGGACGTTCCGTCGATTTCTTGAACGGCTTCACGCTGAACTTAAACACGTCACTCACCGGGTCCCAAAGTAGGCCGAGCGTTTTGACAACCTCGCCCTCGTCGTTCTTCTCGAAGTTCAGCGTCTTGGCCCGGTTTTCAACCGGAATCTCCTCCAGCAGCGCTGCATGGTTGGCGCACCACTTGTGCAGCTGGAACCCGCCTCTTGCCAGCATCTCGATCATGTCCTGCTGGAGCTGCTTTGCTTGGCATAGGTCATCTGCTCCGGCAAGCACGTCATCCACGTAGAAGTTGTTCAGTACGGATGTGCTTGCTTCGGGAAAGTCATGCCGTTCGTCCAGCGCCAACTGATTCAACGCTCGTGTCGCCAAAAAGGGGGCCGCAGCCGTGCCGTAGGTGACCGTTGAAAGCTCTATCGTCCTTAATGGCTGCTGGTGATCATCTCTCCAGAGAATCTGCTGGTACTTCCGATCTTTTTCGTGCACCTCCACCTGCCGATACATTTTTGGCACATCGGCGGTGAAGACATATTTGTGGCACCGGAATCGCAGCACAATATCGAAGAGGGTGCGCTGCACTGTTGGGCCAGTCATCATCACGTCGTTCAGCGACAAACCGGTGGAGCTCTTGGCCGACGCATCGAACACTACCCTGAGCTTCGTGGTTGCACTGTCGGGCTTCAGTACGCAGTGGTGGGGTAGATAGTTTGCGTCCGCCTTGGCGTCGTCGATCACTCGGGCGTGGCCGAGCGAGATGTACTCGTCGATGAACATCTTGTACTGCTGCTTCAGGTTTGCGTTCTTGTCCAATCGACGTTCCAGTGCGTAGAATCGTTTCTCGGCTTGTTCTCTCGACAGTCCCAGCTCGCCCACGTTGCTACGGAATGGCAACCGCACAACGTAGCGTCCGGACTCGTTCCGGCTGTGAGTCTCCAGGAAATGCTTCTCACAGTCACTGCTCGTCTCCGAGGTCGTTGCAGGAAATTCCTGCTCGTCGACCGACCAGAATTGCCGCAGCAAACCAGCCAGTTGTGCTTCGGGTGTCTGCTTGGCCAGCGCGTGGCAGACTCGCACCGTGCCCGTCGTTCCTGTTTCAGCTACACGTCCCGATACCAGCCATCCTAGGACGCTCTCCTGCAGAATGGGTAGTTCCGCAGACATCATCATTTTGCCGCTCTGCAGCAACTCGAAGAACACTTCTGCTCCGATGAGCAAATCAATTCGGCCGGGTTCATAGAATCTTTCGTCTGCCAGCACCAAATCCTTCGGAATCGGCCACCGCTCCACTTCGACCTTGTCCACGGGCAGCGGTCCAGTCACCTTCGGCATCACCAGATAGTTGAGGCAGAAGTTGTACGCCGTGGTGCGGGACTCGACCTTGGCCTCAACCTTGAACTTCACTACTGTCTCCATTCCGTTCACGCCAACGACCGGGACATTGGCCGGCATCTTCTTCAGGTTCAGCAGGTCCGCGAAGCTCTGCGACATGAAGTTGGCCATCGCGCCCGAGTCCAGTAGGGCTCGGCACTTGTGCTGTACTCCACATGCATCGACGACGTTGACAACCGCGGTTGCCAACAGAACTTGCTTTGGTGTTTCGTTGGTGTTGCAGTAGAGGGGGCAGTTCGTCGAGGTCGATCCATCCTTGCTAACAGTGGCGCTGCTAGCGTTCGTTCCGGCAGCCGAAGTTTCCGGTGGTTGCTTCTCGGGTTCTTTCTTGCTGTCGGGGTGCATCAGCGTGTGGTGTGCTCGCGAGCACTCCGAGCACTTGTCCTTCTGCTTGCAGTCTGCCGTGCGGTGGCCCCGTTTCAAACAACGGAAGCAGAGTCCAAACTGCTTCGCCTTGCCGTACCGCGCGTTCACGTTCAGCTTCAGAAATGCTTCGCACTTCTCCAGCAGGTGTTCAGCGTTGCACATCGCACAGCTTTCGTGCTTTCCAACAGTCGCCGTGTGGGCCTTCGTAGGTGGCGTCGATGTGCGGGGGTTCGAGTTCGTCACTTTGGTCTTCTGGGTAGGCTTCGCCCTTTCGCAGCGCTCCAGCACTGCCTGCTGGTTCCGCAATACCTTCATCATCTTTTTGTACTCGGGGAGAGCACCACGCGCAACACTGGATTCCCAGATCTTCCGTGTCGCCATGTCAAGCTTCGAAGCGGTCAAGTTGGTGATGATGGCCTCCGAAAGTCTGTCCATCTTTAGGTTGTGGTACTCCAAGGAGTTCACACTCTTCTCGACGTCATCCAGCAGGTTTTTCTGCTGGACATACGAATCACTCATCATCGCCTTGACGCCCAGCAGCCTCGAGACGGTGTCGTTGACCAACGCAGGCAGGTTCTCAAATTGTTCCTGGAGGGAGACCCAGGCTTGAGCGTAGTCATTGTCCCGGATTATCTGTTGATCAATAGCTCCCTGAGCCTTTCCGATCAGCGCCTTGTCGAGGTAGTGAAGCTTCGTAGCCGCCGAATCCGCCGTGCACTTCTCGGCGATGTCGCAAAACATCTGCTTGAACCGGAACCAGTTTTCATAGCGCCCGTCGAAGGTTGGGAGCGCTGACTGCTGCAACACGAGGGTTGGAGGGAACGACACGGGGACACTAGAAGAACTGTCGCCGTGTTGACATTTCACGACCGGTTTGATAGCTCTCTCTGCAGCGACCTGCGCCGCCGCGGCAAGGGCTGCCTTTTCGTCGTCCTCGTAAGCTTGCAGCATCTCGCAGAGAGCAATACGAGTGAACTCGTACAGCTCTTCAAAATCGATGAACTTCGGTTCAAACTCGTCCTTCTTCGTGGGGTCGGCCAGGTAAATCTTGTTCTGGAACGAATTGAATTCTTCGTAGGCAGCATCCGTCGTTTTCAGGTACAGCTTTAACGCGTGTACGCTGAACTTCTTGTGGTCCTGCTCAGCGGTCAAGACCGCCCGCTTAATCCGCGTCACCTTCGCCTTGGTTTTCTCGCAGCAGCTAGCGAGCGCCGCGACGGTCTCCGCCATCGCGATACGCGTCTTCTCTGCTCTTCGCGCTTCAAGCTGTTCACGCACCGACAGAACCGGCGTAGTCACTCGGAGCACTGGTGATCCTGGGCTTTTTCCACAGGGCGTAAAAAACAAGCACTTTTTTGCCCCAGACCTCAGTTGCATACCCTTTTtcacttttctttctttttcagtTTAGTTTTTCAGAAgcactttttcttcttctttcgaCTTTTCGCCGAATCACACTTCTCGCTCAGTTTGTGGACTCTCACGTCTTCTTCTTTCACTCACTTCTTCGGCCGATCAAATCCTTGCCGCAGAACCGCTCTTCAGCGCAGGTTCAGCGGGCATCAATCACCTTGAAACGGCCGTCACTTCCCCGTTGCGTCCACAATCAACGTGTCAACAACCCTCCCAACAATCAAATTGGCCACAGGCCTCGCGGGAGTCCACAATCTGAGCTACGCGCGGAATTCCAAGCGGTACCGGATGAATCCGTCTCGCCGCCCACAATTTCACCGAAATTCCGTCCCCGGCGTAACAATCCGGATATTCACTCGCGGTTCGATATCCGGCTCGAAGGACCAAATGTTTggtcaaaatcaaattcaatggactgtatttttacaaactaaattttattcGATTCAAAACGCGTCCGCGTTGCGCGAGTGTCAGTTCGTTCTTGTCCTTTTTCGCCTTCCCTTCGTCGATCTAGTTCCGCTGCGATGCGGcaagaaaaaatcaagaaagTCCTGTCACTACTCGCGGGGTAGGACAGTTAGCCACACCGTAACACATCTTAAATCTAGTTTTCACGCAACAATATCTTTCAATTTTGCCAAaggcatcaaatcgatcaaaaaatcccttcCTAATATATGCAGTCAGTTCGGGCCCAAAATTTGTCGTAGGGGtttcttggccgaaataattaaatCAGTATTTATTGTTcggtcattagggtgacctaagtTATGATATGGccaaaaaattgtcattttcattcTATTGAATTTGTGATATCATTGTTCAcaatagaggtgggcaaaaccgttcTTTTTGAGAGCCGCTCCTTTTTGTTCGCTTATTAAAAAGAGCTGCTCTTGTGAACGGATCAtttgctctttttcaaaattttgataaaatggtaattttttagaatgatatggtttttaaagttatttcacAATGGACTTTTATGAATAATTTTATCCCTACGTTAAGATTTCTGCTCGAACCAAAACGTTGAAATAATTGAAtgacatccaaacttaaatctaggattttgAAGAACTCgctatcaattttaaaattgcgattatttttgccaaaattgaactaatgcATTATATTTGGCCAAAATATTCTGtaaactcttttctacattctgatttcatcgataaagtctataaacgctaaagtttaatcgTACAAgagaattcaattttttttcctacaGTAGATGTTTGGTAATATTTGACAAGTTAAGCAATTTTatgtgctcaaatttgtattttggtattaccTTATGTACGATTagttatacaatttttttttttcattttgtttagaaaatcttgatttttggaatttaaaaaaaaataggaaactgAAAATGAGTTTAAGTTTTTTAGTAGTGTTTGGTAGCAATgatattttgggatttttttataagggtaattctctaccaactcacacgaaatcgggaaaagttgccccgacccctcttcgatttgcgtgaaactttgtcctaaggggtaacttttgtccctgatcacgaatccgaggtccgttttttgatatctcgtgacggaggggcggtacgaccccttccatttttgaacatgcgaaaaaggaggtgtttttcaataatttgcagcctgaaacggtgatgagatagaaatttggtgtcaaagggacttttatgtaaaattagacgcccgatttgatggcgtactcagaattccgaaaaaacgtatttttcatcgaaaaaaacactaaaaaagttttaaaaattctcccattttccgttactcgactgtaaaaaattttggaacatgtcattttatgggaaatttaatgtacttttcgaatctacattgtcccagaagggtcattttttcatttagaacaaaatttttcattttaaaatttcgtgttttttctaactttgcagggttattttttagagtgtaacaatgttctacaaagttgtagagcagacaattacaaaaattttgatatataaacataaggggtttgcttataaacatcacgagttatcgcgattttacgaaaaaaagttttgaaaaagttactttttgcgtttctctttgtttcgtcgtccgtgtctgtcgcgggtgaccatgaacggccatgatcgatgacgaccaactttttcaaaactttttttcgtaaaatcgcgataactcgtgatgtttataagcaaaccccttatgtctatatatcaaaatttttgtaattgtctgctctacaactttgtagaacattgttacactctaaaaaataaccctgcaaagttagaaaaaacacgaaattttaaaatgaaaagttttgttctaaatgaaaaaatgacccttctgggacaatgtagattcgaaaagtacattaaatttcccataaaatgacatgttccaaaattttttacagtcgagtaacggaaaatgggagaatttttaaaacttttttagtgtttttttcgatgaaaaatacgttttttcggaattctgagtatgccatcaaatcgggcgtctaattttacataaaagtccctttgacaccaaatttctatctcatcaccgtttcaggctgcaaattattgaaaaacacctcctttttcgcatgttcaaaaatggaaggggtcgtaccgcccctccgtcacgagatatcaaaaaacggacctcggattcgtgatcagggacaaaagttaccccttaggacaaagtttcacgcaaatcgaagaggggtcggggcaactgctgtgtgagttggcggagaattacccataagcaattttattttaattttaaattgcattttcaaccatcaaaaatattttttttgcaattccgtcgtgaaactacttacttttcctgtcattcttgaacgacgaaatagcctacttttctgtaccaaaaataacagaatcgaataacaacacttttcaaaataaatgctgaaaagttctacttttcagcactcaaatgggtgctgaaaagttgaactttcagcacttgtttcgtaaagtaacacttaaaaaaaatgatttaaacgatttattgacaaaatacatgaaaatttgacataaaatttcactcagtttgtgttttttggaattgcaaaaaatgttgttgttgcaaaacttgattttttcagcactcttcgtatttatccaacctctttctgcaacttgttgcataaactactattatgctacaatttgttcgaaattcaatgaaatatatttataacaattttaaaattcattacaTTTTGTAACGGTTTTTTCAAAAGACCGaagttaaaaaagaaccgcggttcttttttgtttgctctattcagtgaaccggctctttgagcggctcgctctttttttgcccacctctagttaacaatgattaagcttatttttctgagtacaatgaccttttGTACTAACTCAAAGGATTtataatggatttttaaatcaatttttaaagatAACTTCTCGTTGTTGTGGTCTAGTCattattttgcattaaaataaggaaagggagcgttattttattacgtaacgcaacaaTCTAGATTTTATGACCCCTTCCTCCCCTcccgtaacaaaatttccatacaaattttaaattgattgttttcagttgatgagAATTCTTCTTAAATCTTCAAACTCTAACTCTTGAAGAaatcaaggggtttccagcatcaaggattacttaCCAGTCTAAATgaaattaccaggattactggcaatatgtcatgaattactttgattccccagaattacttgggatttccagaaaccacgcagaattgctcaaatttataaaaataacttgaaattaCTGTCTAGCTTCTAGCATATTGAGAAAAGTCTTtggaattggatcgaatgacagctgtcaaacgcacaaaaccacgtgcttagcaatagtgcgtccatcccgggaattcccggcacaaaattccagggatttttaattgttatatgggaaattcccggaattaaacaaatatcttaatttggcctggaaattacattagtaatacaattaataagtttaaacttttcaaaatttttacataaattggtaccattttatttgttgtcatttttgttttttagacatcttaaaccaatttttaagctgtttcagtcatgtcatatagaaataaataaaaaataaatatttataagatacttatttaatttgaattagaaatgtggtgcatataaaattcaaagcaaaacaatcaacagccaaaaatttttaagctatctaaaaactgctatccttgtaaAGATTaatattaatagtattgagctaattctataaatttaaagcttgaaaaacataacaattataaagaaaacatagatattAAGGCTTTTTCAACAACTTCCCGGGaataaatgaatatttttcccgttttccgggaaactcaaaacctgggaaaattggacttggaaatcatcgaacaattgggtaaatatcaacataagtttgacaactgattttggcgtttgagtgcatttaaaattcaaagcacaacaaagaacaaaaaaatctttaaaactatcTTAaagtgctatccttgtttagattgatattaatagtattgtgctaatagtatgattttaaaaacataacaaatataaagaaaacatagattttatgacgtttccaaggaataaaaaatgtatgttttcccttttccgggaaactcaaaacccgggaaaattggacgccctacttggaAATTATCGAATAATGGGATAAATATCAACATAAGTTTGACAACTGAATTTGACGTTTGAGTGGTTTTCatccgaatacatttgaatAAGAGAGCATCCAAATTAGCGGACATTCCGAATCCACTCTGTAattcttacaaccataaaaggcatcaaggaaaagcaaaatgcattctgccggTAACTTTAAAGAATTACTTAGTTACTTGAATTGatgggaaatacacgaattactgagtaactatggaattactcgaattactacggaattataaggtaattccagaattgcaggaattactgcagaattgcggagttattttgaaattactgaattacttactcaaaatccgaatgatcccgtacTACCTATAACTTTGGGTttttacaagaaaatcaaaaggcaataaatagaatcataaaaggttatctttttaaaagttattttttattattttattattttctgaagtatgttttAACAAACAAcaatcatggaattaccaggattactgggattattaggaattaccaggattactctggaattactcagtaaatccggaattacagaatcacttgctcaaattccaagtaattccggattagtgaccagtctgacacgatgctggaaaccccttggaaGAAATTCTTCTGAGAAACTGATTAAATACATAAGCCAGGCGAAATTTCTATCTTattctatgtaatttttttcaaaagaagttgATAAACTACTTGAATTTTAGACTCACCGTACGTtttactttcttttttttactacGAAGTcgttagaattaaaaaaaaattaaatgaaaagcCTTCAACAAGCTGCGTCGGGGAtgagaaaaaaattcaattccTGAGAAATGTTTGAATAAATACTTAATACGAAAGATACTTCCTCAAACAATGCACCACCATCAATTCACTTCCGTTGGCACCCATCAAGTGGCCAATAAACCCCGACATCATTAGCGGGAAAGATTTATCGAGAAAGTCAATTTTccaacccgaaaaaaaaaaccaacttatGATCCCCACTTCAGCTTCAAGTGCATCAAGTGATTTTCCCACCAACAATCACCACCCGCCATCGTCATCGCCATGCCATCAACGCAGTCAAATAAACAGTTTTCCAACCAAATAAAAGCACTCTCTTTCTGTTTGTCTATCTCTCGCTCAGTCTCTCCTAATAGGGGGACTTCAAAAACTGGCAAAAGAAATCACGCGCGGGCAAAACGGTCGGTGCTGCGCCTTAATTGAGCGTGTAAAAGTGCACAATTATGAGGGGGGTTCTGTTTTGTCTGACACGACGAATGGGTTgggttgaagaaaaaaaaagtgatgcgATCTGCCAGCACGTGGGTTGGGGTGGTCTGTCTAGCACAAGGGGTCGTAACAGTTACGTTTAATCGCCATCATTACGCGTCGTTCACGTGAGAGGGGAAATGGTGGGAGGAAAAATCGCGCGCTTTGCTGACCGTGGAGgtgattattcatttttttcactaTTTTCCCTCCTCCATCAATCCTCGAACACACACACGTGGTTACTATTTCTTGTGAGGCTTTtgccttcattttttttctgttgttgccTTCATCACATAAATTATAATCAAGCAATAAACACAAGCGCAAAACCACTTAACAATGAGTAAAACGAGAAAGAATTACAtgtttattaaataataaaagctCGCTTCTCGTGTGTACTCACGGGGCGGATCGGTACATCGGTGTGATTTCTAGGGACTGACTGTGAGTTAGAGTGATGATAATTTTATgacgttttgaaaaatcacaatttttttagcattacaattttgtttgcatgaagctatccatacaaaaaggtataaaaatattcaaaaatctgcatcttgGGAAGAAATTTCCTgatcgatttgaaaaagaatagataccgtaaaacggggtgactttgatagccggggtgactttgataggtttgcgatttttccgcaaaatgaagagcacaataaaaatacgtacggaattgtttagaatcatactgaccgtggtagagaagtgttcaaagtacctcaaaaagattttttcataaaattgtgaaaagtttaaaaggttagttaactatagttaagaactTGTTGAtgaaattcattattttaaacttctccaagtgtaatgattttctcaatgaacatgattttgcatCGGAAAACGAAattcattttcggattctttggacaattttccactagaagaagggtaaataagtttttaaataataaataatatgtgtttttgaaaacccaataaaaaaaactccaaatttataggcaaattcagttgCACAAAttccatataaaatgtgaaaacttttgattcgtgcttcgaattcagtttgaaatgcaatataaatcaaaaaatttataaataaaaccagTTTAAACAAATATCACGAAAAATTCTGTCTTTTTAAccattttacctaaaatttgaccaaaaatcatatttaagataagaaaaactattactatcaaagtcaccccggaatttaaactaagagtTTTTAACGTAaccatttttctaaacactattgaaaaaactttttttttccaaaatagtgcatgcacTTTGTGTggccctgggtgctgaaaagacagaatgcgtaacgtgatttccgaatgatccccactgctcctcactaatacaactcaagcaaaacaatgtaaatgggccaaagccgaagtgtaaacaaagagtctgtctTGCTCGTTCCTTatgtaaacatccactgacgtaagcaggacagactgtttgtttacacttcggctttggcctatttacattgttttgcttgaactgaactacagctgtaaacataaacaaagtagaaggctttgttcaagctcaagcgtgacatattttttgctgttgaagtgacttgttttgaaacattttggatctgatgATACATATTAAAGTTTTCAGAAGTGGGggaatttcgtgaatcagaagagcaaccggaTGGAAGTTACGAGATTATGTATAGctttgaagcgcagtgataatacaggagtaagattattcaatgtTATTTGGCAGGTGCCATTCACAGTTACTGATAATTCGTCTTAAACAATTTGTAAACATAGGTTTTGAGTGAGACATAGCGCTTATGGAAATGTTAGAAACAAATTAAGACAATCTCGATTTCATCTCTTTTCTTAAGACTGACTCAAAAGCTCGACGCCCTcgactttttttattcctgacaaaataaattatacatcgattacaatacttgccaatTCATGGCATCATTTtccaaacagtaaattggttccactttgacagttctaaattgaggccgctttgcggacaactattctgcacccaggtgtggcctaccccagttcatgttttaaaaataataatcttgagaaaaaatatttcaaaaacaaattgaaatcctattaaagtcaccccggtttacagtacTCTATGAAagaatattaattaaaaaaaatattgtaataatCATCAGGGAATTGTGACagataatgaataaaaaaaaagtttaatagtgcatcagaaactggtgattttttatcagtatttggtgaattttcatcaagttcatatttatttttatacgtttttaggtaaaattactcaaaaagaggtaatattcgacgaaccaaatttttttctcagtgtttTATCATGAAATTATTATCACTAAAAATTAATCCCCATAATGCGTGTTTCCATATTTTCGTAATATGTTATGTTTATAGAACAACAATTGGTATCTTTTGAGCCaaacaaaaggaaaaaaattcAGTTGGGTTATgatttgttgataaaaaaacatGATCTTACCCTTCTATTGCATACACAGACaataatgatggtaatattcaccaggtgacagattttgtgtcaaaaaaatgtgtaatattacatcaggaattaaTCAATATCAAGTTTCTGATAATTTTGCATCAAGTTCAAGTTTTtccagaaaatttgaaattttttaaggaaaactttttttgttgtgttcaaatattggaaaaatgtaatatttggAGTATTTTAAGGAATTGGCACGTTCATGGTGCgaaatatcagaaaaaatacTCCGTGGATTCCGTTTGCCAGTTTTTTCGAGAAGATCAGTTTATTTTACAAATGGGTCACACtttgacactgaaaaaaaaaaaacatttcagttcttatgagcagttctctaggatttcggtcattcgattttttttgtattttttaa harbors:
- the LOC120424001 gene encoding uncharacterized protein LOC120424001 produces the protein MAETVAALASCCEKTKAKVTRIKRAVLTAEQDHKKFSVHALKLYLKTTDAAYEEFNSFQNKIYLADPTKKDEFEPKFIDFEELYEFTRIALCEMLQAYEDDEKAALAAAAQVAAERAIKPVVKCQHGDSSSSVPVSFPPTLVLQQSALPTFDGRYENWFRFKQMFCDIAEKCTADSAATKLHYLDKALIGKAQGAIDQQIIRDNDYAQAWVSLQEQFENLPALVNDTVSRLLGVKAMMSDSYVQQKNLLDDVEKSVNSLEYHNLKMDRLSEAIITNLTASKLDMATRKIWESSVARGALPEYKKMMKVLRNQQAVLERCERAKPTQKTKVTNSNPRTSTPPTKAHTATVGKHESCAMCNAEHLLEKCEAFLKLNVNARYGKAKQFGLCFRCLKRGHRTADCKQKDKCSECSRAHHTLMHPDSKKEPEKQPPETSAAGTNASSATVSKDGSTSTNCPLYCNTNETPKQVLLATAVVNVVDACGVQHKCRALLDSGAMANFMSQSFADLLNLKKMPANVPVVGVNGMETVVKFKVEAKVESRTTAYNFCLNYLVMPKVTGPLPVDKVEVERWPIPKDLVLADERFYEPGRIDLLIGAEVFFELLQSGKMMMSAELPILQESVLGWLVSGRVAETGTTGTVRVCHALAKQTPEAQLAGLLRQFWSVDEQEFPATTSETSSDCEKHFLETHSRNESGRYVVRLPFRSNVGELGLSREQAEKRFYALERRLDKNANLKQQYKMFIDEYISLGHARVIDDAKADANYLPHHCVLKPDSATTKLRVVFDASAKSSTGLSLNDVMMTGPTVQRTLFDIVLRFRCHKYVFTADVPKMYRQVEVHEKDRKYQQILWRDDHQQPLRTIELSTVTYGTAAAPFLATRALNQLALDERHDFPEASTSVLNNFYVDDVLAGADDLCQAKQLQQDMIEMLARGGFQLHKWCANHAALLEEIPVENRAKTLNFEKNDEGEVVKTLGLLWDPVSDVFKFSVKPFKKSTERPTKRQIMSDIARLFDPLGYLGPAVMIAKLVMQQLWKEKFHWDDPVPEDVAKMWERFRSELCEISELKIPRAVAAAADVTSYELHGFADASMKGYGCSVYLRSLKRDGTAEMMLLCAKSRVAPLKELNRQPKDDAELEDLTIPRLELCASCC